A genomic segment from Bacteroidota bacterium encodes:
- a CDS encoding 4-hydroxy-3-methylbut-2-enyl diphosphate reductase, with product MLNLQATIDDNSGFCFGVVYAIQMAEDYLDEQGHLYCLGDIVHNDEEVERLKTKGLEIIDHEKLGQLHNETVLIRAHGEPPDTYELALKNNIHLLDASCPVVLKLQNRVREAHNNESPIIIFGKHGHAEVKGLVGQTNGEATVIETFDELDNYPLPAKVALYSQTTKSTKKLYALKEELQNRGVEVNFNDTLCRQVSNRDIQLREFATKFDIIIFVSGKKSSNGLVLYNVCKEYNSTTYFISSKNEIENNWFSAGKSVGICGATSTPQWLMEDIKQYIETI from the coding sequence ATGTTGAACTTGCAAGCAACCATCGACGACAATTCGGGCTTTTGCTTTGGAGTAGTTTATGCCATACAGATGGCCGAAGATTATTTGGACGAGCAAGGACATTTATATTGTTTGGGCGATATCGTACACAATGATGAAGAAGTGGAACGCCTTAAAACAAAGGGCCTCGAAATAATTGACCACGAAAAACTCGGTCAACTGCACAATGAGACTGTACTTATCAGAGCCCATGGTGAACCTCCTGACACCTACGAATTGGCACTTAAAAACAATATACATCTCCTCGATGCCAGTTGCCCAGTGGTATTAAAACTTCAAAACAGAGTTCGTGAAGCTCATAATAATGAAAGCCCAATTATTATTTTTGGCAAACATGGCCATGCGGAAGTAAAAGGACTAGTGGGGCAAACAAATGGCGAAGCCACAGTGATAGAGACATTCGACGAATTGGACAATTATCCATTACCTGCCAAAGTTGCTCTTTATAGTCAAACTACCAAGAGTACCAAAAAACTATATGCACTCAAAGAAGAATTGCAGAACCGTGGTGTGGAAGTAAATTTCAATGATACATTATGCCGACAAGTTTCAAACCGAGATATTCAGTTGCGAGAGTTTGCCACCAAGTTCGACATTATCATATTTGTGTCTGGCAAAAAATCGTCGAACGGATTGGTATTATATAATGTATGCAAAGAGTATAATAGCACTACGTACTTTATAAGTAGTAAAAATGAAATAGAAAACAACTGGTTTTCAGCAGGAAAATCTGTGGGTATTTGCGGAGCTACCTCCACGCCCCAATGGTTGATGGAAGATATAAAACAATATATAGAAACAATATAA
- a CDS encoding DUF5777 family beta-barrel protein has translation MKKIYTYIVAFLIVGNIQAQDDMLALLNDSNEKADPVSGMFKGNRLVNGHTTETVAKQHLDYKIHHRFGRVNEGPYQFFGIDNAQMFMGFDYGVTDKLTMGIGRSNENKTFTGLLKYKIMTQTGKGRNSKSISMTWLSNMGYFTKKWSELGLDARKNFATSRMSFTHQLLVARKFSSKMSLQLMPTFFHQNLVIAADEPNDLYIMGVGGSFRINRSTRFNVEYYPVLNRYKNSTTTNPLSIGFDIETGGHVFQLVLSNSRGMVENIFLPSTAGKWTKGDLYFGFNILRYFKLGKRR, from the coding sequence ATGAAAAAAATATATACTTATATAGTAGCTTTCCTCATAGTGGGAAATATACAGGCACAAGATGATATGTTGGCTTTGCTTAACGATTCTAACGAAAAGGCCGATCCAGTTTCGGGCATGTTCAAAGGCAATCGTTTGGTAAATGGGCATACCACAGAGACCGTTGCCAAACAACACTTGGACTACAAGATACATCACCGTTTTGGCCGTGTGAATGAAGGTCCTTATCAATTTTTTGGGATTGACAATGCCCAAATGTTTATGGGGTTTGATTATGGGGTTACCGATAAACTTACTATGGGAATTGGCCGCAGCAACGAAAATAAAACATTTACAGGTCTGTTAAAATATAAAATCATGACACAGACGGGCAAAGGCCGAAACAGTAAATCTATATCCATGACCTGGCTTTCTAATATGGGCTACTTCACTAAAAAATGGTCGGAGTTGGGCTTGGATGCCAGAAAAAACTTTGCAACTTCGAGAATGTCTTTTACCCATCAATTACTCGTAGCCCGTAAGTTTAGCTCAAAAATGTCATTACAATTAATGCCTACTTTCTTCCATCAAAACTTGGTAATCGCTGCCGATGAACCCAATGATTTATATATAATGGGTGTAGGCGGAAGTTTCCGAATTAATCGCAGTACACGTTTTAATGTAGAGTATTACCCCGTATTAAACCGCTATAAAAATAGCACCACCACGAATCCTTTGTCAATAGGTTTTGATATAGAAACAGGGGGGCATGTATTTCAGTTGGTATTGAGTAATTCGCGAGGCATGGTCGAAAATATATTTCTTCCAAGCACCGCAGGCAAATGGACCAAAGGCGATTTATACTTTGGTTTTAATATACTCCGCTATTTTAAATTGGGTAAGAGAAGATAA
- a CDS encoding glutathione peroxidase codes for MINKAKSILGFFTLAGLLNLMCKPAPPNDVTTEKDFYKIKINSIEGDAINLSAYKGKKILCVNVASYCGYTPQYQGLEQLYNKYKGKLVIIGFPCNQFGGQEPDSLPKIKQFCSSTYQISFPLTEKVDVKGKKQHPIYQWLTEKNLNGVEDHEVKWNFNKFLLDENGKFLGYFSSKTSPSDSALISMIEK; via the coding sequence ATGATAAACAAAGCAAAATCAATTTTGGGATTTTTTACACTAGCTGGCCTGTTAAATTTGATGTGCAAACCCGCACCACCCAATGACGTTACAACAGAAAAAGATTTTTATAAGATTAAAATAAATTCTATAGAAGGGGATGCGATTAACCTTTCGGCCTATAAAGGAAAGAAAATATTGTGCGTAAACGTGGCTTCCTATTGTGGGTACACGCCCCAGTACCAAGGACTAGAGCAGTTATATAATAAGTACAAAGGCAAATTGGTTATTATAGGTTTTCCATGCAATCAGTTTGGTGGGCAAGAGCCAGATTCTCTTCCCAAGATTAAGCAATTTTGCAGCTCCACCTATCAAATAAGTTTCCCGCTTACCGAGAAGGTAGACGTGAAAGGCAAAAAACAACACCCCATATACCAATGGCTTACCGAGAAAAACCTAAACGGCGTGGAAGATCATGAAGTAAAATGGAATTTCAACAAGTTTTTATTAGATGAAAACGGTAAATTTTTAGGTTATTTTTCATCGAAAACTTCACCTTCCGATTCGGCTTTGATTAGTATGATTGAAAAATAA